The DNA region TGTAGCTAATTATTGGGAAACCTGGCACTGCCTTTTTCAAGGCATCAATTGAGCTCTTGATCAAGTCGTATATCTGCAGTATCAGCGAAATGATAGGTATTTTGCCCAAAAGATCATCCCACCCCGACGATGGATAGACCGGCAGGGCCCCGTCTCCCACGACATAAACAGGATTCATATATTCGTCGTAGAACTTCACGTAGAAGCGAACGTATGAAAAGGCGCTGGTGCCAATGTCTTTAATCGGCTTAGTGCTGATAACAAAGTGGCCATATCCAGTACCCGAGATGAAGTCTAGGTCGGCTATGAACGCCCTTTTATCTAGGAATAGGAAGCTATCTCTAAACCTCCTGACATATGTATTGTAGACCCTGCTGTCGCCTGCAGGCGCCAGCTCCTGCGGCCTCCTCACGGCCGCCTTCACCTCTACCTCATATGCGGCGTTTGCGTATATGATGAAGGGGCCTATTGAGATGACCCCGCCTTGGCCGTAGGTGGGTAGGAGGTGCATCAAGTAGCTGTCCGGCACCACCACCTCGCCTGAGTAGACTTTGGAGTTTCCCGAGTCGTAGCCGTAGAGAGTCGCCACGGGGATACCTCCCCAGTACACAACAACTGGGTTGGACGTGGCGGCGGCTTTTGGCACCTTTACGTAGATGTTGAGGAAGATGTAGGAGGCGGCGTCTACGTAAAACCCGGGAATGGCGAAGTAGGAGTTTTGATACACTACGGTGTTCCTTGGACAGAGGCCCGCACTGCAGTATGTAGGCAAGTAGGTGTAGATGTAGAGCCTAGGAGTTCTTATGACGTCGTTTCTGAAATACTGCTGGTTCTGGGCTTTTAGCAGTACAGATGTGTATACGGCGGCTGTTTGGGAGTTTCTGTTGCATATCTGTACGTAGTACTGGGCTCTTCCGGAGGACAGCCAAGCCGCCACCGTCTGAGCCGAGCCTTGTAGCACGTATACTGTGCCGCTCCACCTCTGGGACGGGTTGAAGGTGTTGTATATGGTGTATTGGTACGTGCCGGGGGTGGTGCCGCCTGTTAGAACGACAGCCACTTGGGAGGTGCCGTCGGGCACGTCGAAGACCGTGCTGGCGCACTGCCCAGCGGCGAGCTGGGTGGAGGTCTTGTACAGCTTGAAGGCGGCCCAGTAGCTAAGTCTACTCACGGACTGAGCATCTGCCTCTGGCTGTCCTTTCTTGCCTCCGCGAGGCGGCCGTCTGTCCACCAGTTCTACCTTGTCCGGCTTCCTCCCCTCGGCCTTGTCGGACAGGGCCAGCGTGAAGTTGGCGGGGTTCTCCACATCCTCGGCCCTCGCGACGAAGACGTGGTATTTGGCGCCTCCCTTCTCAGCCACTATGAGGAGGCCGGGCGCGGGCGGGCTCACCGCCGGCCTCCCCGGCGCCGCCTCGAAGCACACAACAGTCTCGTTTCTCAAGACGGGCGGCGGGAGCTTGCCCCGCGCCGCGGCCTTGGAAACGTCGGTGCCGTTCTTGGTGAGGAGGGGCACGAGGAGGAAGGTGACGTTTTCCGGCTCTATGTAGGCCTGCACTGGGCGCCAAGCTCCCCTTTCAAACACGGCGAACATTAAGCCTGGCCCCTCTCCCGCGAGCCCCAGCTCGCCTGCAGAGGCGCAGAACAGCTCCCTAGGGGGCCTTGGCCTAACACAACTATCGCCAATGCCACTAGCAGTGCTATCGTTACCCGCAACGTGCCTGTAAAGTAAAGAGTTTATAAACATTACTGGATAGGCGGTGTTGGGCTTGTATACGCTGACAAACGCCAAAGGAGTTTATTATCGCGGCGGCTGAGTTAGGGGCGCGCCTCGCCATCGGGGTTTTTTAAGGGTGTTGGTTGTGTTGTTTGTGAGGTGCGTTGCCTATGTGGATGGGGCGTGTGAGCCGGTTAACCCGGGCGGCGTCGGGGGGTACGGCTTTGTCATATACGCAGAGGGCAGGGCCGTGGCAGAGGGGCTAGGCGTGGCTTGTTGTTGCACTGCGCTGTGCACAAACAACGTGGCTGAGTACAAGGCGGTGATAGCCGCGTTGCGGAGAGCGGCGGAGCTGGGGTGCCGCTCGGTCAAGATTAGGAGCGACTCCCAGCTGGTGGTGTACCAGCTAACCGGCGTCTACAGGGTACACGCGCCTCACCTCGCCGAGTTGCTAGAAGAGGTGAAGAGGGCTACGTCGCAGTTCGCCGAGTTCTCCGCCGAGTGGGTGCCGCGGGAGAGGAATAAGAGGGCCGACAGGCTGAGCAAGCTGGCGATATGCCGCCACATAAGAGACGACGAGGAGGCGCGCCGCCTCTTCGGAGATGCCCTCGCCACTGAGAGGCAGATCGCCTACCTAAAAGCCCTCGGCGTGGAACCGGGGGACTGCCTCCTCAAGCGGGAGGCCTCGGAGCTGATCTCAAAGGCGCAGAGGCGCCGCCGTCAGACGTTGGGGTAGTACAGGCGGAATATCTCCCTCAGCTCCGCCAGCTGTTGCTCCCTGCCGAGCCTCCTCACGATGTTCCTCGCCAGGGCCCAAACCGCGTTTACGTCGCGGCTGAGTTGCACCTTGCACTGGGGGCACCGCACCAGCCTCCCCCTTTTCTCCATCCGGCCCCCGCACAGGGGGCACACGTCGGAGAGCATCGTGGTGTGGAGCTCGACGAAGTGCTCCCTCGCCAAGTCGAACACCTCTCCTAGAAGGTGCTGGAACTTCGGCGAGATGGGCAAGTCGACGATGAGCAGGTTTACCCCCTTCTTGGGGTGGAAGGCCTCTTTTATCCCGCCAGCGACTCCCCTCGCCGCCAGCTCCACGTAGCCGCCTATCCTGAAGACGCGGTACATCACGCCGTTTTCGTTGACGTCCATGGCGTGGACCACTAGGGGCGACCCCTCGACTAGCTCTGGGAGGCCTACCTTCTCGTCGGCCCTCACCAGCCTCACCAATACGCCGTCTTTCCTGACAAAAACCTCTGCGCTGGCGAGGCCGTAGATTTGGTAGTCGGTGTAGGTCATGCGCCAGCTCTTGTACATGCAGAGCGGCACGTCGCCGGCGTACAGAGTAATAAAGCTCTCTACCACCCTCACCGCGCCGCCGAGGTCCACCACTTTGTAGTCCCCATCCAGCGCCTCCCTCGCCTTTTCAGCATCGCATCGGAGGTAGTAGGTGAACACGTAGCTCCCACTCAACCTATTTAAAAACATCAGACGACACAATCGGCGGGATGGCAAAACAGATATATAGACGTATACGAATAGAGAGTAATGGAGTACCAGGTTGAGGACGTGGTTCTTTACATAATTAAAAAAATGGGGGAGGTACAGGGAATGAAGAAGCTGATGAAGCTGGTGTTTTTGACGCAGTACGAGTCGAAATGGCGCCTGGGCCGGGTGATTGTCAAGTATACCTACGGGGGGCATCCCGCCGCTAGGGCTGAGTTTTACATCTGGTCATTTGGCCCTATGAGCAACGAGGTTTACGACGCCGTGGAGGGCCTTGAGGAGAGAGGCCTAGTGGAGATGCGGTTCGGTGAGTATACAGAGATCGTGGCCAAGGGGGGGACGGGGCGTCTCCCTTCCACCGCCGGTGGCCGCAAGGCTGGATGAGGTTGTGGAAAAGTACGGTAGGCGCAGGGGCTGGGAGCTGGAGAGGATAGTTAACGAGATGCTTGGGCTTGATATAGAGGAGAAGAAGCTGGAGTACCTCGGCCTACCAGTTGACAAATACCTAGAGCTGGAGGGCGTCAGGCTTGAGAAGAAGGAGCTGGCGCATGGGAGATATAAGGCGGAGCCACAACCACCCAGCGGCTAGAGTCGAGTTCAGCGGCAGGTCTCGCTCTGGTCTCAGCTTCGACGAGTATGTGGAGCTTATTAACAGAGCGTGCATATCGTGGAGCCGCGAGGGCTTGGGGTGGTTGCGGGGAAGATTCGGCCCCAACTACAAGGGGCACCTAGGTCTCCTTGGCACAGCACTTGTGGCGTGTTACGCCACTACGAGATGCAACGGCGTAGTGCTGGAGCCAAGGTTTAGAGAGCTAAGCATTCCTATCGATCCAACCGCTACGAATCCTGACATTGCTGTGGTGTTAGGTGACGACCTGCTGATTCTGGAAGTGAAGGTCCACCGTTTTGAGTCGGCCGAGCTTGTCAGCCAGCTTGACGACTTCGCTGTGAACTACGGGGCGTTTTTGAAGAGGTGGGGCATACACCTCGGAGTTATTCACTTCCGAGTTGGAGTGGGAGTCAGGGAGAAAGCGCCGCCTTGAGCCGCCGAAGTAAGCCTTGCGCCGGGCAAGAAACTTGGGGCGTTGTTTCTCGAGATCGACGAGGTTTTTAAAAAGCCTACTCGGCACCGGCGGAAAGGGCCCTAGGTTGCGGTTGCTTGTAAGCTTTTAAAGATATGTATACGAGGTGCCATGTCCGAGTTCAGAGTTCCGGGGGAGGGTGAAATTCTAGGGAAGGTGGTGGAGATGCTGGGGGATGGCAGGTTTAAGGTCGTCTGCGCTGACGGCCAGATAAGAGTGGCGAGGCTTCCGGGCAGGCTGAGGAGGAGGCTATGGCTAAAGGCGGGGGATTACGTAATAGTTGCCCTCTGGGATTTCGACAAGGAGAAGGGGGACATTGTTCACAAATACGAAAAGCGTGACTTAGAGGAGCTGAAGAGGCGGGGCTTTGCCGAGGCGATAGAGAGCCTAGAGTCCTACATATAGGCCGCAGTTTAGTCATGTGGAGTTGCTCAGAGGTTTAAAACTTAAAACATAGTGAAAGATTTAGTCTATGGAATTTGAGGCACTATTAAAACTTCGTAAAGGAATTCTTTACTTAATAGTCGCTGCTATTATGGTTTTCGCAGGCTTCTTAGCGGGGTTGACATCTTTATTCTTTGCAATTGCGCCGTTTGGCGAGGCGCCCAAACCCCCACTTGCGTTAAGTTCAGTCGCGGTTGCGGTGGTAGCCCTCCTTGTAGGTCTTGTCCTGTCCCTTTACGCCGTGTTTAGCAAAATAAGAGGCGGCTTCCGGGAGCTCTCACAGGTGGACAGAAGCTTTGGGATATGCTACACCGGAACCACGTTGATGCTAGTAGGTCTAATTCTGGGGATAGTCGGGGCGTTGCTCTTCATCGCCTTTTTGGCCAAAGCCTTATCCACCTTACCGCTTGGTGGGCTCCACCACGGCGGTGTATTCGCCATGTTTATCCTCCCGCTGGCCGTAATAGTCTTGGGCCTCATATTTGCGGTTTTGGGCAGTATATTGGCCTACGTCGTCGGCGCGTTTAAGCTTAATGACAGGTATAACGACAGCTTGTTCCTCGCCGCAGGGATATTGTACATCATAGACTTGGTGCTCACCTTTGTAGGCCTTCCAGCAGTCTTGCAGTTCGTGGGCCATATACTGATGTACGTGGCGCTGGGCAGAGCCGCTGAGGGAGTCAAGACGCAAGCAACGAACGTCTAGTCGGATAAAGCAGCAAGCCGCCGTGGTGGGCCGGGGCCAAGGAGAACCTAGACGGCGTGGGATGTAATATCAGGCTTAACACCCATATAACATGCGTGTATTTGTTGATGGAGCTGGAGGCGTTGTTGAAACTTCGTGAAGGCTTCCACCACCTAAAAATCGGCGCAGTTCTAGTATTGGCTAAGTTTTTGACGGTCTGGACCTCAACACCTTACATGCACGGCACAGTCGTCGTATCCAACAGCGTGTTTGTTGTGGGTCTCGCCGTGACTCTCTACGCAGTGGCTGGTAAGATAGGCGAAGGCTTTTGTCCTCTCACGCAGGTCACTTTGGCATATGCAAAATGGGAGTGCTTATGATGATTGTGGGCCTGGTTCTGGAAGTTGTTGGGGGTGTTTTTTGTATTTGCGACCTTTACATTCCTATACATATATCACGCCGCTATACGCGCCGCCGACTTGCATCTTCTCGTCTAGGTTGTACTTGGTTTCCATTAACCTGCGGATCCCCCAGAGATCGTGGCGCTTCTAGGCCCCATTGCAACGACTGCAGGTAGCGAGTAAGTCTACGCCACCGAAGCGTTTCTACTCGGCGCGAGGTACAACGGTGGCTTACTCCGCGCCGCGTGTGTGGTATACATCGTGGACTCGGTGCTGACATTGCAAGGGTTTCTAAGCCTCATGAGTTTGTAGGCCACTCACTGATGTACTACGCTTTGTGGTAAGCCGGAGAGAGGCCGCGCCACAGGTGCCAGAGGCCGCGTTTGGCCAAGAGGCGTATACTTGTTGACGCCTCGTAGCTACGGCTACTGCAACGTGGCCAGGTAGCGCCCACGCCAGACCCCGCTCGGCGTTGCAGGTATTTGACCCAGGAAATGTCGCAATCGTAAGTCGTCGCCGCTTCTGCGAGGTACACGCTTTAAAGCTGGCATTGTGTATCATAATTGTATCTGTATCCGTGAAGAGGAGGTCGGAGTGCTGATAGGTGAGGAGAAGCGGCATGCGGATCGCCTATTAGACTTGCATTGCTGTGGCGAGCCGCGTCAGTGCGGCGCCCGGCGTGGGGGGTAAAGTTTAAAAAGTGAGGTGGGGACATAGTTGTGAGATTTCCCCCGGTGGGGGTTGACCAAGTTTTGGGCTTGTTGAAGGTGGTTCACAACATGGGCGGCAGGGTGGACGCCATGTTTGTGAACGACGCTGTGGACGTAGATCTTGGCGACTTGTCGCATGTAATAGACGCGGCGGAGATGCTTGGCTTGTTGAAGGCGGGGGGTGGCGACGTTGAGCTGACAGAGGAGGGGCGGGCCGCCGTGGAGATGCCGCTTAGGGAGTTCCAGAAGTACTTAAAAAAGAAGCTCCCCTCGGTGGAGCCCTTTTCTAGCCTGGTCAAGCTGGTGACCTCCAAGGAGAGGGTGGAGCTGGAGGAGTTGGTGAGCTACCTCCAGGGCCTCGGCTACGACGAGAGGGGCGCACGGAGAATTCTCAACTGGGCGGTATTCGCGCAGCTTGTGGAAATAGACGACGGGGAGTGGGTAATCCCAGCCTAGATGTAGCTGTACAGCAGGTCTACGTATTTCTGGAATTCTGGGCTCCTCCTGTTGCGGGGATAAGGGAGCTCTATCCTCACGTCTGCCACCACCTTGGCCGGCCGCGGGCTCAGGACTATGGCTCTGTTAGCCACGTAGACGGCCTCGTCTACCGAGTGTGTTACCATCACAATTGTGTGGACAGAGGAGAGGTTCTCGTGCCAAATCCTCACCAGCTCTGCGCGGAGGCTCTCTGCGGTGAGGGGGTCAAGCGCAGAGAAGGGCTCGTCTAGGAGTAGCACCTCGGGCTCCACTGCCAGGGCCCTCGCCAGCGCCACCCTCTGTTGCATGCCGCCGGAGAGCTGTTTCGGATATGCCTCTTCGAACCCCGAAAGCCCTACTAGGGAGAGATAGCGCATAGCCGCCTCTCTGGCCTCTGCCCACGTGGCTCCTCTTGCCACCAGCGGCAAGGCCACATTGTCGAGGGCTGTTTTCCAGGGGAGCAGGGTGGGCGTCTGGAACATCAGGGCTATCTCGCTCCTCGGCCCCGCCACGGGCTGTCCTTTAAACCTGACCTCGCCCGAGTCGGGTTGCTCAAGCCCCGCCAATATTCGCAGAAGGGTGGACTTCCCGCAACCCGAGGGGCCTAGGAGCGCTACGAACTCCCCAGTCTCTATTGCGATACTTATGTCGTTGAACACTACCACTTTGCCATACGCCTTCCTGACCCTGACTACCTCTATCAGCGCCATTTTGCCGCCTCTTCGTATAGCCTTCTCCACACCACCCTATTCACGGCCACTACGATTAGGGTCATAGTCGCTACTGTGGCCACTAGGAGAGAAATGTCGCCGCGGTCGGCGGCTTGTGTCGTTAAGCCCCCCAGACCGTGGACGTTGGCAAGAGGCTCAGCCACAATTGAGGCGTTCCACGCGCCGCCCCAGGCGGTGAGTAGCCCTGTTATCAGATACGGCATCGATGCCGGTATCAGCACCTGGGTTAAGTAGAGCCTGCCGCGGATTTGATAGGCCTTAACCAGGTCTTGAGGCACATCTCGCCAAGCAGCCACGGCGTTCAGCACGGTATAGACCACAGCGCCTGGCAACAGCAACGTCACGGACAGAGCCTCCCCCCTCACTAATGCGCCGAGTAGCGGGTATAAAAACACAGCGGGCACCGATGAGATCAGCAACACGCCGAGAAGAACCCCTGCCTCCAAACGCGGGGCCCTAACCACGGCGTGTAACGTAAGAAGAGCCACCAACGCGCTTATGGCCAACGTCGCCAATACCCTCACAAGTGTAAAAGGCGCCGCGGCCAAAGCCTCTACGAAGCTCCCAGGTAGCCTAGAAATTGCCAAAACAGCGTTGGTGCTCCCGAGCGCCGTATATAGGACGAACCCGAGCAAGATTATGGCAAATGCCGCGAGGAAGTAGCCGCCGTATTTAAGCCACGGGCCCGCGGCCTCGGCCAGCTTGTCCGGCGGTTGCGGCACTTGGCTCATGAGCCTCCTCCACAGCGTCAGGTAGAGAACGACGTTGGCCGCAATGCCCACCGCTATACCCACAAGAGCGGATGATACATCCCCTTCGTCAAACCACTTCACCACTAGGCTCCCAATGCCGAACAGCTTAATCTCTGTGCCCAGTGTTATGACCTCGGACGCCGTTATGAAAAAGAAGGCATTCGCCCACGATATGGGTATGTTGTAGTACACCCCCCGTAGAGCCGCCGGTATGAAGACATGGGCCAGCGCAAGCCGCTCGTTGAGGTATACCCGGGACATGTCGAGCAACTCCCTTGGCAACGTCTTGAAGCTCTGGTACACGCTGAAGATTATATTCCAAGCCATCGACGTGAAGATGAGGAAGATGGCTGCAAGCTCCGCACCCGCCGCGGGGAGGAGCGCTATAAAGAAGTAAAGCGCTAGAGGGAAGAAGCCCAGTATCGGCACAGACTGCAAAACATCGAGAAGGGGAAGCATAAAGGTCTCGACGCGCCTCGATCGGAACATGGCGTAGCCAATGGCGTATGCCACAGCCACAGTCAATAAGAGAGCCACAGCCATCCTCCCAAACGTGGCCAAAAGAGCGAGGAGTGAGAGTATTACCGCCTCTGCGACCCCATGCTGGGCAGATAGGGTTCTCAATTAAAATTTGTGGTCAGCACTCGGCAAAATCCTCACGGCTCGGGCGAGGTCACCACACATCACCGACCAGTTTAGTGCACATGTATTAAACTCTAACGCCGTGCGATACGGCGGCTTGTATTTTCGGTTCCTGACAAGAAGTTTAATATATAGAATTGCATCTTTTGTTTATGAGCTTCTTCTCCGCCTTAAAAATGGCCATGTTGGGTCTCTTAGTGGTGGCGCTCCTCTCCCCCGCGGCGGGGGTATCCTTCTTTAAAAAAGTCTTCTTAGCCCTCGTAGCCTTGTTTATAGTGGCGGTGGCCTTTAAGGAGAGGAGTCTACTACCTAAGCCTTCTGTACACAGGCATGTTCATTAGGGCGACGTGGGCCCTCCCGGTGTAGAAGCGCGTTTTGACCCCCCTGTCAGCCAGCCTCTTGTCCACTTCCTCTGCAGGTAAGGCTCGGGGATCGTACTTAAGCGAGCCCAGTATGTAGTTCACGGCGTAGCCGAAGGACGGGATCCAGACGTTGTACTCAGCCACTACTGGGAAGTTTGCCTTCACCGCGCTGAGGACCATGTCATAGGCCTCGGGGAAGTAGAAGCTGTTGCCTGCCTGCGTCACCATGATCCCGTCTCCGCGGAGTAGTTTCATAATCTGGTTTATGAACTCAGCCGTGTACAGCTGTTTTGCTATCTCCGAACTGTATGGATCGGTGAGGTCCATGATCACTACGTCGAATTTGCGGCCTTCTTCCAGCGCCCGCTTGACGTAGACGAACCCGTCCTCAATCACCACCTCGGCACGGGGGCTGTCAAAGGCGCCCTGGTGCATCTGCGGCAAAAACCTCTTCGACAGTTCGACCACGTCCCCGTCTATGTCTACCATGACCGCCTTCTCCACGGTGGGGTGTTTCAACACCTCCCGGAGGGTGGCGCCCTCGCCGCCTCCCAGAATCAACACGTCCCTCGGAGCTGGGTGCGTCACCATGGCGGGGTGCACAAGGCTCTCGTGGTAGAAAGCCTCGTCGTAGTAGGAAGACTGGATGTAGTCGTCAAGAATCAGGGCCCTGCCGTAGTCTTCTGTCTCTACAACCATAATCTCCTGGTACCTAGATCTTCTCACAGCCAAAACCTCGTTTACCTTTATCAACAGCGACGTGTTTCCGCTGAGAGGCTCAACCAACACTATCGGGCCAGGCACCTTTTTCATGAGAGAGGAGGAAAACCCATTTTTAAAAAGAGACTCCCAGCGCTACGGGCCCCAGATTAAACCCAGACGACTTCGCCTATGACAAGCTCAGCCGCTGGCTAGAAAAGAGATGTAGGAGAGACGGGGAGAAACGGTTGGGAAAAATGGATTATTCGACGGTTGCTGGCCAGCGAACTAAGACCTCTGTCGGCTTCTGCTCCTCTATTACTGTCGCTGCCTTTACCGAGCCCGCCGGAGCGGCGGGGGGAGCCGGGGCAGGCGCTGGCTGGCTCCTCCTGCGTGTTAGTATTAGGGCTAGTGTGAACAGGAGAGCGACTGCCAGTGCGGTGGCCATGTTCACAGCCCAGGTGAAGCCTGTGTTTAGCTCAGAGTAGCGGCTCTGCAAGGCGGCTTTTTCCTGCATGGCGGCGTCGTATGCCTTGGAGAGCTGATCATACCTGCCGCTTAGCTCGCTGTACTTCGCCGATAAGCTGTAGTACTGCTCCCTCAGCTGTTGCTCGGATCTGCTCAGCTCGTCGTAGCGCTTCTGCAATTCGGACAGCCTAGCCTGCAAATCGGCAATAGTCCGCTGCGCATCGGTATATTTGTCAGACAAGTCGCCGTAGGCCTTCTTCAAGTCGTCCAGTTGCTTCTTGGTATCCGAGAGCTGGGTCTCCAAGCTGGCCTTCGCCCTGCTCACCTCGTCGAGCTGGGCCTTTGTCTGCTCTAGCTGAGCCCTAAGCGCGTCGCGCTCCGCCCGGACCTGGGCAAGGGCCTGGGCAAGCCTGTCGTTGTCCAGCCTTGCCATGGCTAGAAGCGTAGAGAGGTTGGCGATCTCGGCATCTTTGTTTGATAGTTGCCTTTTTAGTTCTTCAATTTTCTTATTCAGCTGATCTACCTGCGCTTGGAGATCCTTTACCTTCTGCTCCAGATTTGCGGCGTATGCAAGCAAGTCGTCGTAGGTGTAGGGGAGCACTCTGCCGATGTAGTAGTTGTAGGACAGCGTGTAGTTGGGGAGGTATATCGATATTTCGAGAAGGATCAGCGGGTCTATCCTCTGCCGTGGGCAGTAGTTGAAGCTCATGGTTAGTTGTTTCCAGTCCCCAGTCCCAAGGGAGAATCCTGGAAACTCCTTTGGCTGAACGT from Pyrobaculum arsenaticum DSM 13514 includes:
- the rnhA gene encoding ribonuclease HI, giving the protein MRCVAYVDGACEPVNPGGVGGYGFVIYAEGRAVAEGLGVACCCTALCTNNVAEYKAVIAALRRAAELGCRSVKIRSDSQLVVYQLTGVYRVHAPHLAELLEEVKRATSQFAEFSAEWVPRERNKRADRLSKLAICRHIRDDEEARRLFGDALATERQIAYLKALGVEPGDCLLKREASELISKAQRRRRQTLG
- a CDS encoding zinc ribbon domain-containing protein, yielding MFTYYLRCDAEKAREALDGDYKVVDLGGAVRVVESFITLYAGDVPLCMYKSWRMTYTDYQIYGLASAEVFVRKDGVLVRLVRADEKVGLPELVEGSPLVVHAMDVNENGVMYRVFRIGGYVELAARGVAGGIKEAFHPKKGVNLLIVDLPISPKFQHLLGEVFDLAREHFVELHTTMLSDVCPLCGGRMEKRGRLVRCPQCKVQLSRDVNAVWALARNIVRRLGREQQLAELREIFRLYYPNV
- a CDS encoding translation initiation factor aIF-1A, which produces MSEFRVPGEGEILGKVVEMLGDGRFKVVCADGQIRVARLPGRLRRRLWLKAGDYVIVALWDFDKEKGDIVHKYEKRDLEELKRRGFAEAIESLESYI
- a CDS encoding DUF973 family protein; amino-acid sequence: MEFEALLKLRKGILYLIVAAIMVFAGFLAGLTSLFFAIAPFGEAPKPPLALSSVAVAVVALLVGLVLSLYAVFSKIRGGFRELSQVDRSFGICYTGTTLMLVGLILGIVGALLFIAFLAKALSTLPLGGLHHGGVFAMFILPLAVIVLGLIFAVLGSILAYVVGAFKLNDRYNDSLFLAAGILYIIDLVLTFVGLPAVLQFVGHILMYVALGRAAEGVKTQATNV
- a CDS encoding AAA-associated domain-containing protein, whose product is MRFPPVGVDQVLGLLKVVHNMGGRVDAMFVNDAVDVDLGDLSHVIDAAEMLGLLKAGGGDVELTEEGRAAVEMPLREFQKYLKKKLPSVEPFSSLVKLVTSKERVELEELVSYLQGLGYDERGARRILNWAVFAQLVEIDDGEWVIPA
- a CDS encoding ABC transporter ATP-binding protein, which codes for MALIEVVRVRKAYGKVVVFNDISIAIETGEFVALLGPSGCGKSTLLRILAGLEQPDSGEVRFKGQPVAGPRSEIALMFQTPTLLPWKTALDNVALPLVARGATWAEAREAAMRYLSLVGLSGFEEAYPKQLSGGMQQRVALARALAVEPEVLLLDEPFSALDPLTAESLRAELVRIWHENLSSVHTIVMVTHSVDEAVYVANRAIVLSPRPAKVVADVRIELPYPRNRRSPEFQKYVDLLYSYI
- a CDS encoding ABC transporter permease subunit, producing MAVALLLTVAVAYAIGYAMFRSRRVETFMLPLLDVLQSVPILGFFPLALYFFIALLPAAGAELAAIFLIFTSMAWNIIFSVYQSFKTLPRELLDMSRVYLNERLALAHVFIPAALRGVYYNIPISWANAFFFITASEVITLGTEIKLFGIGSLVVKWFDEGDVSSALVGIAVGIAANVVLYLTLWRRLMSQVPQPPDKLAEAAGPWLKYGGYFLAAFAIILLGFVLYTALGSTNAVLAISRLPGSFVEALAAAPFTLVRVLATLAISALVALLTLHAVVRAPRLEAGVLLGVLLISSVPAVFLYPLLGALVRGEALSVTLLLPGAVVYTVLNAVAAWRDVPQDLVKAYQIRGRLYLTQVLIPASMPYLITGLLTAWGGAWNASIVAEPLANVHGLGGLTTQAADRGDISLLVATVATMTLIVVAVNRVVWRRLYEEAAKWR
- the speE gene encoding polyamine aminopropyltransferase, whose protein sequence is MKKVPGPIVLVEPLSGNTSLLIKVNEVLAVRRSRYQEIMVVETEDYGRALILDDYIQSSYYDEAFYHESLVHPAMVTHPAPRDVLILGGGEGATLREVLKHPTVEKAVMVDIDGDVVELSKRFLPQMHQGAFDSPRAEVVIEDGFVYVKRALEEGRKFDVVIMDLTDPYSSEIAKQLYTAEFINQIMKLLRGDGIMVTQAGNSFYFPEAYDMVLSAVKANFPVVAEYNVWIPSFGYAVNYILGSLKYDPRALPAEEVDKRLADRGVKTRFYTGRAHVALMNMPVYRRLR